The nucleotide sequence CCTGTGCAACAGTTCAGGCTCACCGGAGTAACCCAGCAAGCCACCAATCAGATCGCTGGATTTACCAATGATTTTACGGGCATCCTCATCACCATAATTGGTCAGTCCTCTCGCCACTTCACGACCGGACTCATCAACACAGGTCACCATCTCACCCCGAAGAAATGAGCCCCGGACTTCACGCACGCCTACCGGCAAGAGACTCTTGCCCTTTGACAACAGAACATCCACAGCCCCGGCATCCAGAACCAGCTCACCAGAGGTTTGCATATGCCCCTGCAACCATTGCTTGCGGGCTGCCAGGCGCTCATGGTCCGGCAACAGCAGCGTTCCCAACGCTTCTTCATCATAGAGCCGTTCAATGACCGACTCTATCCGCCCACCCACAATCACGGTGGCCGCACCGGAAGCCGCAGCCTGCCGGGCAGCACGCAATTTGGTCTGCATACCACCTCGTCCCAGTCGGCCACTGCCTCTGCCAGCCATGGCATCCAGCTGCCTGTCCTTAGCCCGAACATTATCGACGAGTGTTGCGCCGGGGTCTTTGCGCGGATCGGCTGTAAACAAACCGTCCTGATCCGTCATCAGCACCAGCACGTCCGCCTCAACCAGGTTCGCCACCAGCGCCCCCAGCGTGTCGTTGTCACCAAAACGCACTTCTTCAGTGGCTACGGTATCGTTTTCATTGACTACTGGCACGACGCCCATATCGAGCAGAGTATTCAGCGTACTGCGGGCATTTAAATAGCGCTGACGATTACTGTGATCAGCGTGGGTCAGCAATACCTGCGCCGGCTGAAAGCCGTGTTTCTGAAAGCTTTCCTCCCAGACCTGCACCAGTCTTGCCTGCCCTACCGCTGCCGCAGCCTGAAGTTCATTCAAGGCAGACGGTCGTTCATCCAGCCCCAGTTTTTCCATTCCGGCGGCCACGGCACCGGATGAAACCAGAACAATCTCAACACCCTTACGTCGCAGGCGGCACATCTGGGTCACCCAGTTATCAATACGCGTCACATCAAGACCACGACCTTCGTCGGTCAACAAAGCACTGCCAATTTTTATCACCCAGCGCTTTGCTGAACTCAACCTGCCTCGCTCACTCATCCTTTCTCCTTCAAGCCGATACAAAAACCGCCCTGTTCAGGGCGGTTAAAAACAATCAGGGTGCGTAGAATACCTCTACATCGTCCTCATCATCAAAGTCATCATCATCGTCTTCGTCTTCAAACTGAGCCATTTTCTGAGCCAGACGTTTCTGACGACGCTCTTCAGCAATTTCACGCATACGACTGCGGG is from Endozoicomonas gorgoniicola and encodes:
- the proB gene encoding glutamate 5-kinase; its protein translation is MSERGRLSSAKRWVIKIGSALLTDEGRGLDVTRIDNWVTQMCRLRRKGVEIVLVSSGAVAAGMEKLGLDERPSALNELQAAAAVGQARLVQVWEESFQKHGFQPAQVLLTHADHSNRQRYLNARSTLNTLLDMGVVPVVNENDTVATEEVRFGDNDTLGALVANLVEADVLVLMTDQDGLFTADPRKDPGATLVDNVRAKDRQLDAMAGRGSGRLGRGGMQTKLRAARQAAASGAATVIVGGRIESVIERLYDEEALGTLLLPDHERLAARKQWLQGHMQTSGELVLDAGAVDVLLSKGKSLLPVGVREVRGSFLRGEMVTCVDESGREVARGLTNYGDEDARKIIGKSSDLIGGLLGYSGEPELLHRNNMVLAG